TTACACCACAATATTTATCTACAGATAATTGTACTGCTTTATTAATTTTATCTTCATTTAAATCAGTTCCATAAAAATGATAATCAACAGTAACTATATGATAATATTTAGGATGTTCTTCGGTTAACTCGCCAGTAACTTCCATTTTAAGGTCAGTTATTGAAGTTCTCATTTTATTTAAAAGAGGAATAATATCTAAACCCGAACAACCTGCTAATGCAGATAACATC
The Tenacibaculum pacificus DNA segment above includes these coding regions:
- a CDS encoding OsmC family protein, whose amino-acid sequence is MASHTVTTVWKENMQFETDNPSGHKVFIDAGKENGGNSDGLRPKAMMLSALAGCSGLDIIPLLNKMRTSITDLKMEVTGELTEEHPKYYHIVTVDYHFYGTDLNEDKINKAVQLSVDKYCGVMEMFRKFAEVKITSHFHNQ